A stretch of Mya arenaria isolate MELC-2E11 chromosome 14, ASM2691426v1 DNA encodes these proteins:
- the LOC128216353 gene encoding complement C1q tumor necrosis factor-related protein 7-like, producing the protein MEKQRTGIQTDLEVLRNEREEFDKRVNETMETMQQLSQPQHTTVLFRARGVADYTLTTKNQIIIFTEMLYNVSGGYNPATGKFTAPFTGIYLFTVHLCAAHSGSIFYAIITNGEQVANGHTYRVSGWVCVSGDTIVQLGVNDVVYVKTTYTADVLLQSGLNDDFDAKSNSFQGFLLK; encoded by the exons ATGGAGAAACAGAGAACTGGGATTCAGACTGATTTGGAAGTATTGCGAAATGAAAGAGAGGAGTTTGACAAGCGCGTTAACGAGACGATGGAAACCATGCAGCAATTGTCTCAGC CGCAACACACAACAGTTTTGTTCCGAGCACGGGGGGTTGCCGATTACACTCTGACAACTAAAAACCAGATCATTATCTTCACCGAAATGCTTTACAATGTTAGTGGAGGCTACAATCCTGCAACTGGAAAATTTACAGCACCATTCACGGGTATCTACCTTTTCACTGTTCACCTATGCGCTGCACACTCTGGAAGTATCTTCTACGCTATTATTACCAATGGAGAGCAGGTAGCAAATGGACATACGTACAGGGTTTCGGGATGGGTTTGTGTTTCAGGAGACACCATAGTACAGCTTGGTGTCAATGACGTCGTCTACGTCAAAACCACTTACACAGCAGACGTACTTTTACAAAGCGGACTGAACGATGATTTTGACGCAAAGTCTAATTCTTTTCAAGGCTTCCTTCTAAAGTAG